GTTGGTACGACTGATACGTATCTGATTGTTATCTGTACACTTTTCACTGATAAGGCTGGTAAGACAAAGACTGGGTTTGAGGGTCGCATGGGGAATAAGATTGCTGCACCAAGGTTGCTGAAGCTGAGACCTCTAGACGCCCATTTAGCTGGTTCTAACAATAAGTTCCGCAATGCTCAGTTTTCATGGGTACGCAAAACTCTCgtttatgtttatattcgtGCTCCCTTACCGACATTATTGCTATAGATAAACCGCATCAATATTTGCATGTTTAGTTCATAGTAAAGTGCATATAGTCTTTACTTACACACCTAAAACCAGGGGTGTCTGTGATTTTTGCCACTTGAAATAGTAGGTCTCTTTTTGCTGGAATGCTTCTCCTCGATGCCTTTGCCATAGCTGTGTGACTATGCAGGTGTTTCTGCTAAAACTAACTGTTGAGGAAGTTTATTTCTTAGTTGAAGTATAGTTCCCATAACGAGAACATTTGTTGTCTTGGCTTCTTCAGTTTGTCACATAGTTTTCAAATTACAGGTTATAGTGTTCCTCAGTTGCTTGGTGTTTCCGTTTTTAGTTCATTTTAAGTTTATCGTTGGTGGTAAATTTCGATATGTATAGGTCACGGAGGATGGGAAACAAGAGCGTCATGTGGTGGCAACGGTTGGAAAATTCAGTGTGATATGGAACTTTCAACAAGTGAAGAATGGATCTCACGAATGCTACCATGAGCAGGAAGGGCTGAAGAAATGCTACTGCTACAAGATAGTCCTTCGGAATGAATCTATTGTGGACAGCCGCTTCATGAACGACAACTTTGCAGTCTCTGGCTCACCTGAAGCGCCTCTGGTCATTGCAACTCCCATGAAAGTCAGCTCTTTCAGCTTATCCAGCAAGCGATGAAGCAAGCAAGGGACTGAccattattagtttatataattcGGATCCTAGTCTGTTTGTAACCATGTGAAATTCCAATGTTCTGGCTCTTAGTACGGTGTTAGATTTCGGGAAAAGACATCTAGGGATGTTGCTAAACTACTTTGGTGTgtgatttttaagttttaagtttGTCATATTTCCTTCAAAGCAGATTCGATCTCTTGCAAGGCCTTGATGGCGGCTAATGCCAATCTCTCAGCTTCAGTTTCTTTCTGAGCTGCAAATATTTTCCTCTCCATATTACTTGCTCCAGCTTTTTCTTGCTCTGCTTCTTGAGAATTTCGAAGCTCTTCACGAGAATGTTCAGAGAATGATTTCGTTTCATCTGCTTCTTGAGTGGCTTGCTACAGCTGATTTGGTAGCTCCACCATGGCATACAAATGCATCAATTTTTCAAGACGAGAAATAATCAGAAATAAATCCAGTCAAGTACAGTTTACATCACTATGAGGTAGCCACTGGACAATCAAACAAGGCTGGACAAAAAACATATTCCTGATCCCATATTAGACTTCGATCATGTGTTGTTGTAAAGCCCCATCCATGTATttcaaagacaaacaaacaaaacaagaaaccaaaaaaaaaacattctattCTCGTATACAACTGGCCAAAGATGTCAGCATCTTGGTCCGGTACTTCAAGTTTCAAGAATCTGAAATAATGGTGGTAACACAACTGAAATAACCAAAACTATCTCTCCCCTATTGTCCCATCAAACAATCCTCCTGTCCACATGTGTTTATGCTGAAGGAGTAACAACACCTGAAACCCATGGAACGATGGTTGGCGCTTTTGGGTGGTTATTTCTGTATGACTCTGAATATCTGTCTTTAAAATTCTCTTTTGGCTGCTCTGCCTGCAATTCACATTGACATTGTTATATGAGACAATTTTTCATTATCCAACTCCAACTTAGACGAgctgaaaattatataaagaggCAAGTTAAGGAGGCAACTTCTTACGTATTTAAGCCAACATTCCTGGTGTTTATGCTGGTAAATATCTGGAGAATAGCAACCAAACTCAGATGGACAATAAACCCAGATGTTGCATCTCATTTCTCCAGGTTTCGCACGCTTTGCCTGGTCTAAGCAAGCTTGGCAACAATCTGCTGCACTCTCTTTATGGTGTGTAAGTCCCCATCTCACTGCAGCTCCACCATAATCTGTGTGAAGCTCTGCATTACATACAGCCGGCACTGGTCTTCCTGCTAATATCTCCTCTGCaaattgaaaatgaaaatgcATGAACTCATGAGTTTTAAGTTTCTTGGTCATGAACTCATCACActtctatccatccaaacgaaCTGCAAAGTTAGAGATTTTTTGAGAAAGAGTACCAGGCTCTTCCTCTCCTTCAGGTTTATCATCGTGCACTTCATTGTTAACCTCAGCAGGTAACCAAAAACCAATCTCTTCCGACAGCACATCCCACTCCAACTCCAAAGCTCTTACAAGCATCCCTATATGATAGTTACAGGACAAGAGAGTTCCCATCTAATTACATTAGACAATGATCCAGTATCCAGATGGTTTCATAAAGTGAATCTGTGGTCATGGTAACTTAAAACTGGCTCTTAATGAGTAATACCTGCTTCCTCCAGTAGCACGGTGGAGTTTACTCCATTTTGTTCTTGAATTAGCTCTTTAGCTTCCTTCAGCTTACCAATGCGCCACGTTTCTACAGCTTCTGTGCGCCAAATGAAGGTGTATTAAGGGTCAATACATTGAATGAGGAATGTTCCAAAGGAAAACTATTGCAGCCTATAACACCTAACAAGTCCACCGTGCATTATTAACACCACAAGGTAAAAAGATGCTGATTGGTTTCCGATGCTTTATATGCTTGATCTGTTTTGATAGCTTATCCCTTCCACACAGTCGCTTTTAATGAGTAAAGTGGAAGTGAATAAGCTTTTGAAACAGATCAAGCAAATAAAGTATTGATATCTTGAGCTATATTCCACTCCTACATGAATAGTATTTTGATATCTTTACTAAATTGAGCTCTTGACACATTGTTAGGTAATAAGACAAAATCTACTCAACAGAGACACCATCACATTCCAACgagggaagaagaagacaaaccgTTAACTGATAACTAATCAGAAAAGTTAAGTTTGTGgcagtttcaaaataaatgtcacGACTTTATACTATACATTAACAAAAGACACAAACCTCTGAGCAGGGTAACATTAGACTTCTCCTCTACCCTTCTCAAAAGCTCCAAGATCTCATCAATTAGTTTGCCTTTTACATTGGGAGACAACTCAACACTTGATTCTGCAATGGCCACGTcatgtttcatcttcttcacctATATGGTTTTGTACATCATGAGAACCAATGCATATCTATCCAAAAATAGGAGTTCATTAAACGCCACTAACCAATCTCACAAGCTCAACAGGTTCTTTAGATCTTCGAATCTGAACCGATTCCTCCATTCTCCTAATCTCATCTGCTGTGTACTTAACACCTTCATTAAAAAAGACAGAAGCTTTAGATAGAAACTTATCGTCAAACAAAGGTAAAAgagtgttcttttttttttgaacgcaCCATTGTCGTGATTGGGAAAGATGTGGAGAGAAGAAGCGTAGAGAAAGCGAAGAACAAAGAGAGCGATGAGGATGTTGATAAGGCAAACGAGTAGAGTGATTCTTTTGTAGGAGAGAAGAGCTCCGCCTCCTCCGTTGTATTCTCCTCCTCCCCTCGCCATCTCCCACCGCCCTCATACCTCCATACTCCTCCCGCCTTCTCTCTGTGTAGTGGGTGATTCAAGATCTTGAGAAAGACGTTTGCTTTTGATCGGAGGAAGCTTAGAAGATTACGGTGGAAAAAGGCAATCGGTGTCTGTCGAGAGAGAGCAAGACGAGTAAGCTTTTATTATACCGACAAGCTATTAAATGTGTGGGGGCTGTGTAATTAATACAAAACTTGCTTAATTAAGTACATTGCGGGTTCGCTAATTAACCCCAAATATATTAGCAAAGGACAGATTTGCCCTCCTATTTGTTTGTTGTTTAAAAACTGGAGACGGGGATCATCTTACTGGTGGTGAAGGCTGTGTGGTAGGAAGAATAGATAGAAGCAGTCTTCCTTTTGTTCACATgggtataaaataaaatagatactACCATACTATTTTTAGTCCAAGAGAATTAACTTGGCGAATTAAtcctagttttaaaattaaaacatttaaaactcAAAGATATGGCTGAATCTGATAAGCAAGCCAGCAGACATTAGTTTGCTGAAAAAattgctgtttttttttaataagattaCTTTTAAAGCTCCCTTCTATGAGACTGAGTACTAGAAAAGATTGTGTAGATGCAGGAATTCCACAGTTTATTTTGACAAGAGCTATATGATTACATGTATAAAGTATCCAATTAGTTTTGCTATAATGCTTTTTGCGCTTTCAGGATGTCCACTTTATATTATAGCTGCATGGCCTTTGGTACTCCTTCTTTTCAGTTTATGCtgttcaaaaacaaataaagaaggCCAATTAGAGGACTATTTATTGAACGAGGCTTGTgtattatatataatacttaactTGCAACAGCATCCATCTAtcatatttagaaaaataatttcttCACATTGTTTTTGTATGAACTAAAAGATTTCAGggttttttctttgtaatgtGATATATGGATGCTATTGCAATCTATTATATACCTGTTACAGTCCACGCTCTTAGAGAAAGGGACCCCCACACTAACGCCACATTTGGCAGGGAGTTGTTTGGCATTGTCATCGTTGAATCCGGAAATGGCATTAGCTACATTCTTCAAGCATTGACAAGCTGCTTGTTTATCAGGTCTACCCGGTGCAGAAGATTTTAGATTATTAAGCCCGGCGCAACACGGTGGAGGCGGGTTTCCTCCACCTTTTACATAAGACAAACATGGTGCTAAGTACATGGTTATCTGTGAACATTGTATGGCTTCTCCCTCATGGTACGCAATCACCATTAAAAGTGTAACAACAAGCAGTAACATGGTCTGGTTTTTAGTAATGTTCCCCATTTTCCACTTATGGATGGAAAATTATGTTTGCTTTGTGTTTCTCTTATATGTTGTATAATTTGATCGACTATTTTTATAGGGAGAAGTTTGAAGAAATCTCtacatgtattttaagtgatataagCTTTTTGTTAAGTCATGTGTTTAGAGTGCGGTGTGGAAGTTGAAAATACAAGATTTGCTTTACGGGAGGACTGTCTTCCGTTTATATTCTGCCTGCCAAAATTACAAGcaaattttataattccaaAAAGAACGAGGTATGTTACGTAAGATTGCTTTACATATGCAGCGAATGAAAACAATCAAGATTAGAAACTATGTAAATGTGTGTTCCTTCAAAttgttattaatatattataaactatAGAGATGAGAGACACaatgtgtatttttatttaataaaacagcTTTTCTTGAGATTTTACAAttcaatacaaattttgaaattaaaatattaacttttaaatacttgtttaaagaaaatttcgaaattgaatgtttatctatttttatatttttatatgatatataatgtaaaagacatttaaacagatatattttaatttaaattatctattaaataaattcttATGCATAcggttttatgatcatttataaTTTGTTATAGAAAAGGTTGTCATTATCACAATTTTTCTAATTGTGATACTTTTAACAgttgtattaatttattgtcatttttaaatttttttttttaaattcgaaatgcaacatatatgaaaaaaatctaaattttattatatgtttaatgttattatatgatttattttaatagtataaaatcaGAAAAAGGTAGAAGATACATAAATTGTTATCACATCTATAattagtttgataaaaaaatataatatatgtttagatgCAATAacctattttaataaatattgtaagaatcattttaattcaaatgttgtaatatttttcaaacaatacATAAGGGATTACTCATTGTTTTAATTTCGCTTTTGTGATCGTAGGTTTGTATTTTACATGGGCCAAAGCAATAATCTAGCCTAATATATAAAGGTTCGTTTATCCTTGCTAGTATGCTAAAGCCATTGTCTCCAAAACCCTAAGAGTTCAGCGCTGCgttcaaatttattatataatttattttaatagtataaaatcaGAAAAAGGTAGAAGATACATAAATTGTTATCACATCTATAattagtttgataaaaaaatataatatatgtttagatgCAATAacctatttttataaatattgtaagaaccattttaattcaaatgttgtaatatttttcaaacaatacATAAGGGATTACTCATTGTTTTAATTTCGCTTTTGTGATCGTAGGTTTGTATTTTACATGGGCCAAAGCAATAATCTAGCCTAATATATAAAGGTTCGTTTATCCTTGCTAGTATGCTAAAGCCATTGTCTCCAAAACCCTAAGAGTTCAGCGCTGCGTTCAAATTTACCATCGCTCCCCCCTCCTCTCTctcccctccccccccccccccccggccTTCATCACCTGATTCGGACATCTCATAATATCTGGTCAACTcatcttattttctattttacctCTCAATTTTTAGTTCAGATCATAGCTATAATAAATTAGGGTTCCCTTTAcccttttttaagaaaaaatctcTTCTCCCAACCGTACTGCATAGCTGATATCCACCGCAGGCGACTCAAACGCCAAAGTGCCACCGCAAGAAGAAAATCATCGAGCGTCGTTGTCCATGATGTGGTCGTTACTAAAACTACTCTTACGagctataaatataatttatagaaaCTAATATTCTTTGCCGTCACTACCAAACAATGTTGTTTTGAACTGCTTAGCTCGTGTCCCGACAAGCAATGATCTGGCCATGGCTTGTGTTTCTTCATCTTATGTTTTGAACTGCTTAGCTCGCGTCCCGACCCTTGCTTGTGTTTCTTTGTCGTCACTACCAGAGGACCTTGTTTTGAACTGCTTAGCTCGCGTCCCAACAAGCTACGACCAGACACTCGCTTGTTTTTGCAAAAACTTCCAATCTCTTGTGCTTTCTGGTGAGCTTGCGCAGATGCGGTCCTTACtggccccccccccccccggccTTCATCACCTGATTCGGACATCTCATAATATCTGGTCAACTcatcttattttctattttacctCTCAATTTTTAGTTCAGATCATAGCTATAATAAATTAGGGTTCCCTTTAcccttttttaagaaaaaatctcTTCTCCCAACCGTACTGCATAGCTGATATCCACCGCAGGCGACTCAAACGCCAAAGTGCCACCGCAAGAAGAAAATCATCGAGCGTCGTTGTCCATGATGTGGTCGTTACTAAAACTACTCTTACGagctataaatataatttatagaaaCTAATATTCTTTGCCGTCACTACCAAACAATGTTGTTTTGAACTGCTTAGCTCGTGTCCCGACAAGCAATGATCTGGCCATGGCTTGTGTTTCTTCATCTTATGTTTTGAACTGCTTAGCTCGCGTCCCGACCCTGGCTTGTGTTTCTTTGTCGTCACTACCAGAGGACCTTGTTTTGAACTGCTTAGCTCGCGTCCCAACAAGCTACGACCAGACACTCGCTTGTTTTTGCAAAAACTTCCAATCTCTTGTGCTTTCTGGTGAGCTTGCGCAGATGCGGTCCTTACCTGATTCGGACATCTCATAATATCTGGTCAACTcatcttattttctattttacctCTCAATTTTTAGTTCAGATCATAGCTATAATAAATTAGGGTTCCCTTTAcccttttttaagaaaaaatctcTTCTCCCAACCGTACTGCATAGCTGATATCCACCGCAGGCGACTCAAACGCCAAAGTGCCACCGCAAGAAGAAAATCATCGAGCGTCGTTGTCCATGATGTGGTCGTTACTAAAACTACTCTTACGagctataaatataatttatagaaaCTAATATTCTTTGCCGTCACTACCAAACAATGTTGTTTTGAACTGCTTAGCTCGTGTCCCGACAAGCAATGATCTGGCCATGGCTTGTGTTTCTTCATCTTATGTTTTGAACTGCTTAGCTCGCGTCCCGACCCTGGCTTGTGTTTCTTTGTCGTCACTACCAGAGGACCTTGTTTTGAACTGCTTAGCTCGCGTCCCAACAAGCTACGACCAGACACTCGCTTGTTTTTGCAAAAACTTCCAATCTCTTGTGCTTTCTGGTGAGCTTGCGCAGATGCGGTCCTTACCTGATTCGGACATCTCATAATATCTGGTCAACTcatcttattttctattttacctCTCAATTTTTAGTTCAGATCATAGCTATAATAAATTAGGGTTCCCTTTAcccttttttaagaaaaaatctcTTCTCCCAACCGTACTGCATAGCTGATATCCACCGCAGGCGACTCAAACGCCAAAGTGCCACCGCAAGAAGAAAATTATCGAGCGTCGTTGTCCATGATGTGGTCGTTACTAAAACTACTCTTACGagctataaatataatttatagaaaCTAATATTCTTTGCCGTCACTACCAAACAATGTTGTTTTGAACTGCTTAGCTCGTGTCCCGACAAGCAATGATCTGGCCATGGCTTGTGTTTCTTCATCTTATGTTTTGAACTGCTTAGCTCGCGTCCCGACCCTGGCTTGTGTTTCTTTGTCGTCACTACCAGAGGACCTTGTTTTGAACTGCTTAGCTCGCGTCCCAACAAGCTACGACCAGACACTCGCTTGTTTTTGCAAAAACTTCCAATCTCTTGTGCTTTCTGGTGAGCTTGCGCAGATGCGGTCCTTactgccccccccccccccccccccggccTTCATCACCTGATTCGGACATCTCATAATATCTGGTCAACTcatcttattttctattttacctCTCAATTTTTAGTTCAGATCATAGCTATAATAAATTAGGGTTCCCTTTAcccttttttaagaaaaaatctcTTCTCCCAACCGTACTGCATAGCTGATATCCACCGCAGGCGACTCAAACGCCAAAGTGCCACCGCAAGAAGAAAATCATCGAGCGTCGTTGTCCATGATGTGGTCGTTACTAAAACTACTCTTACGagctataaatataatttatagaaaCTAATATTCTTTGCCGTCACTACCAAACAATGTTGTTTTGAACTGCTTAGCTCGTGTCCCGACAAGCAATGATCTGGCCATGGCTTGTGTTTCTTCATCTTATGTTTTGAACTGCTTAGCTCGCGTCCCGACCCTGGCTTGTGTTTCTTTGTCGTCACTACCAGAGGACCTTGTTTTGAACTGCTTAGCTCGCGTCCCAACAAGCTACGACCAGACACTCGCTTGTTTTTGCAAAAACTTCCAATCTCTTGTGCTTTCTGGTGAGCTTGCGCAGATGCGGTCCTTactgccccccccccccccccccccccccggccTTCATCACCTGATTCGGACATCTCATAATATCTGGTCAACTcatcttattttctattttacctCTCAATTTTTAGTTCAGATCATAGCTATAATAAATTAGGGTTCCCTTTAcccttttttaagaaaaaatctcTTCTCCCAACCGTACTGCATAGCTGATATCCACCGCAGGCGACTCAAACGCCAAAGTGCCACCGCAAGAAGAAAATCATCGAGCGTCGTTGTCCATGATGTGGTCGTTACTAAAACTACTCTTACGagctataaatataatttatagaaaCTAATATTCTTTGCCGTCCCTACCAAACAATGTTGTTTTGAACTGCTTAGCTCATGTCCCGACAAGCAATGATCTGGCCATGTCTTGTGTTTCTTCATCTTATGTTTTGAACTGCTTAGCTCGCGTCCCGACCCTGGCTTGTGTTTCTTTGTCGTCACTACCAGAGGACCTTGTTTTGAACTGCTTAGCTCGCGTCCCAACAAGCTACGACCAGACACTCGCTTGTTTTTGCAAAAACTTCCAATCTCTTGTGCTTTCTGGTGAGCTTGCGCAGATGCGGTCCTTACTGGCGGCCATAAAAGATTATCCCCTCTTGTGTGTATTCTATACTGAATTTCCTCGTCCTGGCTGGACGAAGTTACATTGGGTCACTTTCAActtaaaagagaagaaaacaagtcCTTGGAAGTCGGTTGATATTTCAACAACTCAAAATATGGATTGTCCCACTGTTCCGTTGGTTCTAAGATCTATTTCGTTGGTGGATCGGATTGCGATGCAGAGTGTTCATCCGGCTTAGTAATCTTTGATTCCCGGTCTGGCAAGTTGAGTACGGGTCCTAGCATGAAGGTGGCCTGAAAGAGAGCAGGCGTGGCAGTAGTGGATGGGAAAATATACGTAATGGGAGGGTGCCAGTTCAAAttcaacgaagacgaagacGAGATCAACCAGGTTGAGGTTTTTGACCCAAATACTCAAACTTGGGAAGTTGGGCCATTAGGTCCTCATGGGGAAATCACATACGGGAAAGGATATAAGTGGAATCAATTTCGTGAAGCCGTGGCCCTAGATGGAATGGTTTATGGTATGAGTTTTCTTGCAGGTTATCACACAATCTACGACACAAAGGATGGTACATGTGAGAATCTTGAGATATCGCATGAATATACAATGAAGATAAGTAAAGCGTGTGTGGTAAACAGTTTGATCTATGTTTTTTACCATGAGTTTGGGTTAATGTGGTATGACTCGAAAGAGAAGATATGGAAAAGGGTTAAAGGTTTGCGTTGTGATGTGGGGCGGCACCATGTGGTGGAATGCAACGGGAAACTTGCGTTGCTGTGGGAAGACAGCGAAGAGAAGATTTGGTGTGCCATGATCGCCATGGATAAGGTTGGAGTCGAGATCCATGGAAGGGTCGAGTGGAGTGAGTTCGTTGGATATGCCCATCGTTATTCCTACTGGTCTTGTCTAGGACTTTCATTATAAATTATAGTTGAATAATATTGTTGATGGTGTGAAGACATGTGATGTTACGATTTGTTACATATTGTACATAATCATCAGGCCATAAAATGTCTCCACGGAGCAGTCGTGCTTGTGAGGACCACCGATTTGCATTGTAACTGTTAATCATCAATCTATTTGCTTACCAGTCTTCTCAACTCAATGTACTAAATAAAAGTCttttaaaaactcaaaatattttatcaatctatacagtcactacaagaaaacagcggtattctgacggacgttccgacggaaaatgaattcctcggaatataccgaggaatttccgaggcaattccgaggaaacacaaaatttggcttcct
The sequence above is drawn from the Brassica napus cultivar Da-Ae chromosome A8, Da-Ae, whole genome shotgun sequence genome and encodes:
- the LOC106403560 gene encoding F-box/kelch-repeat protein At2g22030; protein product: MGGCQFKFNEDEDEINQVEVFDPNTQTWEVGPLGPHGEITYGKGYKWNQFREAVALDGMVYGMSFLAGYHTIYDTKDGTCENLEISHEYTMKISKACVVNSLIYVFYHEFGLMWYDSKEKIWKRVKGLRCDVGRHHVVECNGKLALLWEDSEEKIWCAMIAMDKVGVEIHGRVEWSEFVGYAHRYSYWSCLGLSL
- the LOC106405335 gene encoding non-specific lipid-transfer protein 11-like, with the translated sequence MGNITKNQTMLLLVVTLLMVIAYHEGEAIQCSQITMYLAPCLSYVKGGGNPPPPCCAGLNNLKSSAPGRPDKQAACQCLKNVANAISGFNDDNAKQLPAKCGVSVGVPFSKSVDCNSIN
- the LOC106406100 gene encoding uncharacterized protein LOC106406100, which produces MARGGGEYNGGGGALLSYKRITLLVCLINILIALFVLRFLYASSLHIFPNHDNGVKYTADEIRRMEESVQIRRSKEPVELVRLVKKMKHDVAIAESSVELSPNVKGKLIDEILELLRRVEEKSNVTLLREAVETWRIGKLKEAKELIQEQNGVNSTVLLEEAGMLVRALELEWDVLSEEIGFWLPAEVNNEVHDDKPEGEEEPEEILAGRPVPAVCNAELHTDYGGAAVRWGLTHHKESAADCCQACLDQAKRAKPGEMRCNIWVYCPSEFGCYSPDIYQHKHQECWLKYAEQPKENFKDRYSESYRNNHPKAPTIVPWVSGVVTPSA